A section of the Clostridium omnivorum genome encodes:
- a CDS encoding ParA family protein, translating to MKIICVFNQKGGVGKTTTNINLCSYLAMEGYKVLAIDMDPQGNTTSGLGFDKKKLQASIYDVITSDVKIEEVIKKCDLVDNFYIVPSTMELAGAEVELINKSKRETILKDKIKELESDFDFIFIDCPPSLGFLTINALTACETVLIPIQCEFYALEGVSQLVNTIQLVKRSLNKELEIEGVIMSMYDGRTNLSNDVVSEVKKYFKDKVYETTIPRNIRLAESPSFGLPIMLYDDKCKGAEAYEKLSKEFLSRQKEWAKGE from the coding sequence TTGAAAATTATATGTGTATTTAATCAAAAAGGTGGAGTTGGTAAAACAACTACAAATATAAATTTATGTTCATATCTTGCCATGGAAGGTTATAAAGTTTTAGCTATAGATATGGATCCACAAGGTAATACAACGAGTGGTTTGGGTTTTGATAAAAAGAAGCTGCAAGCATCGATATACGATGTGATTACTAGTGATGTAAAGATAGAAGAAGTAATTAAAAAGTGTGACTTAGTTGATAACTTTTATATAGTTCCATCAACAATGGAGTTGGCAGGAGCTGAGGTTGAATTAATTAATAAATCCAAAAGAGAAACTATACTAAAAGATAAAATTAAAGAACTAGAAAGTGATTTTGATTTCATTTTTATCGATTGTCCACCTTCATTAGGATTCTTAACTATTAATGCTCTTACAGCTTGTGAAACGGTTCTTATTCCAATACAATGTGAGTTCTATGCATTGGAGGGGGTAAGTCAACTAGTTAATACAATTCAGTTAGTAAAGAGATCCTTAAACAAGGAACTTGAAATTGAAGGTGTAATAATGAGTATGTACGATGGAAGGACTAATTTGTCAAATGATGTAGTTTCAGAAGTTAAAAAATATTTTAAAGATAAAGTGTATGAAACAACTATACCAAGAAATATTAGACTTGCAGAATCACCAAGCTTTGGACTTCCAATTATGTTATATGATGATAAATGTAAAGGTGCAGAGGCCTATGAGAAACTATCTAAGGAGTTTTTAAGTAGACAAAAGGAGTGGGCAAAGGGTGAATAA
- the ytvI gene encoding sporulation integral membrane protein YtvI, which produces MDNLLEKLNKLAVFFIAYTIIFLVFFKTLGYTLPFVLAFLFALLLHKPTKYLIEKFKFSNSIASLLTTFLFFSIIISLLSWGITSLTSEAIQLGKNTQSYIVQNTDNISNFFDRAQNYYKNLDPTILSAIESNLSSTASKASKTAVDITTKMVSGTVSFLGYIPYILMLVLCTLLATYFFTKDFTSAKDKFLDVIPSHKSDKLFYVFNESKKMLGNYMLSYMLIISLTFLETLIGFVLLDVKYAVILSILSAIFDILPVLGIGTIYLPLALIYFLSKNYFVAIWVVVLYVVVTIVRQIVEPKIVSSSLGIHPVPILAAIFIGLKANGVSGMFFCIFLVVSYTTLKKVNVL; this is translated from the coding sequence TTGGATAACCTTTTAGAAAAACTGAATAAGCTTGCAGTTTTTTTTATAGCCTATACTATTATATTTTTAGTTTTCTTTAAAACATTGGGGTATACACTTCCCTTTGTTTTAGCTTTTTTATTTGCTCTGCTGCTTCATAAACCAACAAAGTATTTAATTGAAAAGTTTAAGTTTAGTAATTCTATTGCCTCACTACTTACTACATTTTTGTTTTTTTCTATAATTATTTCATTGCTATCTTGGGGAATTACATCATTAACTTCTGAAGCAATTCAGCTTGGTAAGAACACTCAATCTTACATAGTGCAAAATACTGATAATATTTCAAATTTCTTTGATAGAGCACAAAATTATTACAAAAATTTAGATCCAACAATTTTGAGTGCAATAGAATCAAATTTATCATCAACAGCTTCAAAAGCTTCAAAAACTGCTGTTGATATAACTACAAAGATGGTTTCTGGCACAGTTAGTTTTTTAGGATACATTCCTTATATTTTAATGTTAGTTTTATGTACCCTTTTGGCAACTTACTTTTTCACCAAAGATTTTACTAGTGCAAAAGATAAATTTTTAGATGTTATACCATCACATAAGTCTGATAAGCTGTTTTATGTTTTTAATGAATCAAAAAAAATGCTTGGTAATTACATGCTGTCATATATGCTTATTATTTCATTAACTTTTTTAGAAACCTTAATTGGCTTTGTTTTGCTGGATGTTAAATATGCCGTTATTCTTAGTATTCTATCAGCTATATTTGATATATTGCCTGTACTTGGAATAGGAACTATATACCTTCCACTAGCCTTAATTTATTTTCTGTCAAAAAATTATTTTGTTGCTATTTGGGTAGTCGTTTTGTATGTAGTAGTAACTATAGTTAGACAAATAGTTGAGCCAAAAATAGTTTCATCTTCCTTGGGAATTCATCCAGTACCCATACTTGCTGCAATCTTTATAGGATTAAAAGCAAATGGTGTTAGCGGTATGTTCTTCTGTATTTTTTTAGTTGTTTCCTACACCACTCTAAAAAAAGTAAATGTACTTTAA
- a CDS encoding YkuS family protein — MIICVSEELQSIKSELINRGYNVVSNNNTPCDVIICNLKNGGLIELNPQGSFRREGTLIIDCGSKNIEEIEYIINNRVYSSLF; from the coding sequence ATGATAATATGTGTATCTGAAGAATTACAAAGTATTAAAAGTGAATTAATTAATAGAGGATATAACGTTGTAAGTAACAATAATACCCCTTGCGACGTAATTATATGCAATCTTAAAAATGGTGGCCTTATAGAATTAAATCCACAAGGCAGCTTTAGAAGAGAAGGAACTCTTATAATTGACTGTGGAAGTAAGAACATAGAGGAAATTGAGTATATAATAAACAATAGGGTATACAGTTCACTATTCTAA
- the yyaC gene encoding spore protease YyaC, which translates to MLDKAVIDSREAGSIIQLRDILSNELYPVIKDKRPIVILCIGTDRSTGDSLGPLVGDKLKFLVRDRISLYGNLEYPVHAKNLCDVIKEINLQYSNPYIVAVDACLGSLQNIGKIFVESKPLSPGAAMNKDLPQVGDLSITGIVNISGALEFMVLQNTRLHTVMMLADVISKGIYHCVLKTIGGKRTEYSKHQLENVDI; encoded by the coding sequence ATGTTAGATAAAGCAGTTATAGATTCTAGAGAGGCTGGATCTATTATTCAGCTAAGAGATATTCTTAGTAATGAATTATATCCAGTAATTAAAGATAAAAGACCTATAGTCATTCTTTGTATTGGAACAGATAGATCCACAGGCGATAGCTTAGGACCATTAGTTGGAGATAAGCTTAAATTTTTAGTGAGAGATAGGATAAGCCTATACGGTAATCTAGAATATCCTGTTCACGCTAAAAACTTATGTGACGTAATTAAGGAAATTAATCTTCAATATTCCAATCCTTACATAGTAGCAGTTGATGCATGTTTAGGAAGTTTACAAAACATAGGTAAGATCTTTGTTGAGAGCAAACCCCTTTCTCCAGGAGCTGCTATGAATAAAGATTTGCCTCAGGTAGGAGACTTAAGCATAACTGGAATAGTAAACATATCTGGAGCATTAGAATTTATGGTTCTGCAAAATACAAGACTTCATACAGTAATGATGCTTGCTGATGTTATATCTAAAGGTATCTATCACTGTGTCTTAAAAACAATTGGTGGTAAAAGAACGGAGTATAGCAAACATCAACTAGAAAACGTTGATATTTAG
- the mnmG gene encoding tRNA uridine-5-carboxymethylaminomethyl(34) synthesis enzyme MnmG, with product MKYIAEEFDIVVIGAGHAGCEAGLAAARMGCKTLLLSINLDSVALMPCNPNIGGTSKGHLVREIDALGGEMGINIDHSYVQSRMLNTSKGPAVHSLRAQADKKKYQARMKHIIEMQPGLYLRQLEAINIDIEDGKVKGVLTKNGAYFPAKAVVLATGTYLKGRVIIGDVSYSSGPNGLFPANELSESLHDEGLSLRRFKTGTPVRVSRRTVDFSKMVEQPGDDEIVPFSFMSRDIEREQMSCYLTYTNEETHRVIRENINRSPMYNGSIEGVGPRYCPSIEDKVMRFPDKLAHQVFVEPEGEDTEEMYVQGMSTSLPEDVQEKMLKTIPGLENVRIMRTGYAIEYDCLDPTQLNPTLELKSINGLFSCGQMNGSSGYEEAAAQGIVAGINAALKIKGEEPLILSRSDAYIGVLIDDLVTKGTLEPYRMMTSRSEYRLLLRQDNADLRLTEMGYRVGLVSEERYRSFLERKQAIDNELQRIKSLQITNKREVNEFLFTLNSAELKKPTSLYELIKRPELDYYMVAPLDTERPELRRDIQEQVNIMSKYEGYIQKQMEQVEQFKKFEKKMIPQDIQYDDVNGLRIEAKLKLNQIRPISIGQASRISGVSPADISVLLIYLEQKYKFKTAQEEE from the coding sequence ATGAAATATATAGCAGAAGAATTTGATATAGTTGTTATAGGAGCAGGCCATGCTGGATGCGAGGCAGGACTTGCTGCAGCAAGAATGGGATGCAAGACATTGCTTTTATCTATAAATTTAGATAGTGTAGCACTAATGCCATGTAATCCTAATATCGGTGGTACCTCAAAAGGACATCTTGTGAGAGAAATTGATGCCCTTGGTGGAGAGATGGGAATTAATATTGATCATAGTTATGTTCAATCTAGAATGTTAAATACATCAAAGGGACCAGCAGTACATTCATTAAGAGCTCAAGCTGATAAAAAGAAATATCAAGCTAGAATGAAGCATATTATTGAAATGCAGCCTGGACTATATTTGAGACAGCTTGAGGCAATTAATATAGATATTGAAGATGGTAAAGTTAAAGGAGTACTTACTAAAAATGGTGCTTACTTTCCAGCCAAAGCAGTTGTTTTAGCTACAGGTACTTATCTCAAGGGAAGGGTAATTATTGGTGATGTAAGCTACAGCAGCGGCCCTAATGGACTTTTTCCAGCCAATGAGTTATCTGAAAGCCTCCATGACGAAGGGCTTTCACTAAGAAGATTTAAGACAGGAACTCCAGTTAGAGTTAGCAGAAGAACAGTGGATTTTTCTAAGATGGTAGAGCAGCCTGGAGATGATGAAATTGTTCCATTTTCATTTATGAGTAGGGATATAGAAAGAGAGCAGATGTCTTGTTATTTAACTTATACTAATGAGGAGACTCATAGAGTTATTAGAGAAAATATAAACCGTTCACCAATGTATAACGGAAGTATAGAAGGCGTTGGTCCTAGATATTGTCCTTCCATAGAAGATAAAGTAATGAGGTTCCCAGATAAATTGGCACATCAGGTATTTGTTGAGCCTGAGGGAGAAGATACTGAAGAAATGTATGTACAGGGAATGTCTACATCTCTTCCTGAGGATGTGCAGGAAAAGATGCTAAAGACTATACCAGGACTTGAAAATGTTCGGATAATGAGAACGGGCTATGCAATAGAATACGATTGTCTTGATCCAACACAATTAAACCCTACCCTTGAACTTAAAAGTATTAATGGTTTGTTTAGCTGTGGACAGATGAATGGTAGTTCGGGATATGAAGAAGCTGCAGCGCAAGGGATTGTGGCAGGTATAAATGCAGCACTTAAGATAAAAGGGGAGGAACCATTAATCTTAAGTAGAAGTGATGCTTATATTGGAGTTTTAATAGATGATTTAGTTACAAAGGGGACACTTGAACCTTATAGAATGATGACTTCTAGGTCTGAATATAGATTGCTTTTAAGGCAGGATAATGCAGATCTTAGACTTACAGAAATGGGGTATAGAGTGGGTCTTGTGTCTGAAGAAAGATATAGAAGCTTTTTAGAAAGAAAACAAGCTATTGATAATGAACTCCAAAGAATTAAAAGCTTACAAATAACTAATAAGAGAGAGGTAAATGAATTTTTATTTACTTTAAATTCTGCTGAACTTAAAAAGCCAACAAGCCTTTATGAACTAATTAAGAGACCAGAATTAGATTACTATATGGTAGCACCTTTAGATACAGAGAGACCAGAACTTAGAAGGGATATCCAAGAACAGGTCAATATTATGTCTAAATATGAAGGCTATATTCAAAAACAGATGGAACAAGTAGAGCAATTTAAGAAGTTTGAAAAGAAAATGATTCCTCAAGATATCCAATATGATGATGTTAATGGCCTTAGAATCGAAGCCAAATTGAAATTAAATCAAATAAGGCCTATAAGTATAGGGCAGGCTTCTAGAATTTCCGGTGTTTCACCAGCTGATATTTCTGTTCTACTAATATATTTAGAGCAAAAGTATAAATTTAAGACAGCTCAGGAAGAAGAGTAA
- the noc gene encoding nucleoid occlusion protein yields MQNDICYIPTDFISPNVYQPRKHFNDETIDELAQSIKAFGIIQPLSVRKMTGDRYELVAGERRLRAAKKAGLLEVPAIIIDINDKDSAAIALLENLQREDLNFLEEAEAYYNLIKDHSYTQEQLAEIIGKKQSTIANKLRLLKLGSEIRLILLENKLTERHARALLKLPSDELQLKILKIVVARGLNVKKTEELIDKELLKLSQQEVAADGKKRIKGIFAPRVYINTVKQVFDKYGIQAQYSSRDLDDSIQITVTIPKK; encoded by the coding sequence ATGCAAAATGATATTTGTTATATACCTACTGATTTTATTTCACCAAATGTTTACCAGCCAAGAAAGCACTTTAATGATGAAACTATTGATGAATTAGCTCAGTCTATTAAGGCATTTGGAATTATTCAACCTTTAAGTGTAAGGAAAATGACTGGAGATAGATACGAATTAGTAGCTGGGGAAAGAAGACTTAGAGCAGCAAAAAAGGCTGGACTTTTGGAAGTTCCTGCAATAATAATTGATATAAATGATAAAGATTCTGCTGCAATTGCTTTGCTTGAAAATTTGCAAAGAGAAGATTTGAATTTTTTAGAGGAAGCTGAAGCTTATTATAATTTAATAAAAGATCATTCATATACACAAGAGCAATTGGCTGAGATTATAGGTAAAAAACAATCGACTATAGCTAATAAACTAAGACTTTTAAAGTTGGGTTCTGAAATAAGATTAATACTTTTAGAAAATAAATTAACAGAGAGACATGCAAGAGCTCTTTTAAAACTTCCTAGTGATGAGCTTCAATTAAAGATATTAAAAATAGTAGTAGCTAGAGGTTTAAATGTAAAGAAGACGGAAGAGCTTATTGATAAGGAATTGTTAAAGCTTAGTCAGCAAGAAGTTGCTGCTGATGGCAAAAAGAGAATTAAAGGAATATTTGCTCCTAGAGTATATATAAATACTGTAAAACAGGTATTTGATAAATATGGTATTCAAGCACAGTATTCATCTAGGGATTTGGATGATAGTATTCAAATTACAGTAACAATCCCTAAAAAATAA
- the mnmE gene encoding tRNA uridine-5-carboxymethylaminomethyl(34) synthesis GTPase MnmE, whose translation MKEFDTIAAVATSMGESGIAIIRISGNKVLDIVDSIFVGKNNRSIRDIKTYSMRYGHIIDRESKEVIDEVIVSFMKGPRSFTAEDTVEINCHGGILATNRVLEEVIKAGARTAEPGEFTKRAFLNGRLDLSQAEAVIDIIRAKTELSMKSALAQSEGRLSREIKELRNKLLGVIAHIEATVDFPEEDLEETTSIITISQLKTLIGSFQALLNTASEGKILREGLDTVIVGKPNVGKSSLLNALVMEKRAIVTDIPGTTRDVIEEFINIAGVPVKIIDTAGIRETEDVIEKIGVERSKEKINEADLIILMLDASRELDDEDKEIIDYIKDRKYIVLLNKSDLDNKLNREDIKELNPHFVLDISARTGEGLEKLKTSIKELFFSGEVKSKDIMITNTRHKEALIRAEESCKAALRTLETGFAIDLASIDVRNAWSSLGEITGETLEEDIIDKIFSEFCIGK comes from the coding sequence ATGAAAGAATTTGATACTATTGCAGCAGTTGCTACCAGTATGGGTGAAAGTGGAATTGCTATTATAAGGATATCAGGAAATAAAGTATTAGACATAGTAGATAGCATTTTTGTGGGCAAAAACAACAGAAGTATTAGAGATATAAAAACTTACTCAATGAGATACGGGCATATTATAGACAGAGAATCTAAGGAAGTTATTGATGAAGTAATTGTTAGTTTTATGAAGGGCCCTAGAAGCTTTACAGCAGAGGACACTGTTGAAATTAATTGTCATGGTGGTATTTTGGCTACTAACAGAGTTCTTGAAGAAGTTATAAAAGCTGGTGCAAGAACTGCCGAACCAGGTGAATTTACTAAAAGAGCCTTTTTAAATGGAAGACTTGATTTAAGTCAAGCGGAAGCAGTTATAGATATAATTAGGGCGAAAACTGAATTAAGTATGAAGTCTGCATTAGCTCAATCTGAAGGAAGACTTTCCAGGGAAATAAAAGAACTTAGAAATAAGCTTTTAGGTGTAATTGCACATATAGAAGCTACTGTTGATTTTCCTGAAGAAGATTTGGAAGAGACAACTTCAATAATAACCATTTCTCAGCTTAAAACTTTAATAGGTAGTTTCCAAGCTTTACTTAATACTGCTAGTGAAGGGAAGATATTAAGAGAAGGATTAGATACTGTTATAGTTGGTAAGCCTAATGTTGGTAAATCATCTCTTCTAAATGCTCTAGTAATGGAAAAAAGAGCTATAGTTACGGACATACCAGGAACTACTAGAGATGTCATTGAAGAATTTATTAATATTGCGGGAGTTCCTGTTAAGATTATAGATACTGCAGGAATAAGAGAAACAGAGGATGTTATAGAGAAAATAGGAGTGGAACGTTCTAAGGAAAAGATTAATGAGGCTGATTTAATTATTCTTATGCTTGATGCAAGTAGAGAACTTGATGATGAAGATAAGGAAATTATTGATTATATTAAGGACAGAAAGTATATTGTTCTTTTAAATAAAAGTGACTTAGATAATAAGCTTAATAGAGAGGATATTAAGGAACTAAATCCTCATTTTGTACTTGATATCTCTGCTCGAACTGGAGAAGGGCTAGAAAAATTGAAAACTAGTATAAAAGAATTATTTTTCTCCGGTGAGGTAAAATCAAAAGACATAATGATAACAAATACAAGGCATAAAGAAGCACTTATAAGAGCAGAGGAAAGTTGCAAAGCTGCACTAAGAACTTTAGAAACAGGCTTTGCTATAGACCTGGCGTCAATAGATGTAAGAAATGCTTGGTCAAGTTTAGGGGAGATAACTGGAGAAACACTTGAGGAAGATATAATAGATAAAATCTTCTCTGAATTTTGTATTGGAAAGTAG
- a CDS encoding DUF4446 family protein — translation MENLLNTISGLQIYLTLGLALLVVILLILVIVLLQSTNKLEKKYRRLMRGVNNKNIEELIIQYLDKVDEVKEDSNKLREVYDSMDNRIKECIQKVSIVRYRAFEDVGSDLSFSIALLNDENSGAIITGIYGRNESTTYAKPIDQGISRYDLSEEEEEVLKTAMNK, via the coding sequence TTGGAGAATTTATTAAATACTATTTCAGGTTTGCAAATATATTTAACCCTAGGACTTGCATTATTAGTAGTAATATTATTAATTTTAGTTATAGTACTTCTACAATCAACCAACAAACTAGAAAAGAAGTATAGAAGGTTGATGAGAGGAGTTAATAATAAAAACATTGAAGAACTTATAATTCAATATCTAGATAAAGTTGATGAAGTAAAAGAAGATTCAAATAAGTTAAGAGAAGTTTATGACAGTATGGATAACAGAATTAAAGAATGTATTCAGAAGGTATCAATAGTAAGATATAGAGCGTTTGAAGACGTAGGAAGTGATTTAAGCTTCTCAATAGCTCTATTAAACGATGAAAATAGTGGTGCAATTATAACTGGTATCTACGGAAGAAATGAAAGTACTACTTATGCAAAACCAATTGACCAAGGTATTTCAAGATATGATTTATCAGAAGAAGAAGAAGAAGTATTAAAGACAGCAATGAACAAATAA
- a CDS encoding aminotransferase class V-fold PLP-dependent enzyme: MKVYLDNAATTYPKPKQVYSAVMNYMTNIGASPGRGGYSNALEGNRVVFRGRESLMNFFNFDKLENVIFTPNITASLNTLIKSVVKNGWHVITTSMEHNSVLRPLSTLQKTKGIELDIIPCSPDGLLDVELFKSKIKSNTRLVVMSHASNVIGTIQPLEKIGEICRKHNIYFIIDTAQTAGVLPLDFHKLGCSALAFTGHKSLLAPPGIGGFLIDDKLNEEAEAFIEGGTGSLSESIIQPDFLPDKFESGTMNTPAIAGLIEGINFINNEGLDSIREHEEFLCQSFIDSLLNMNGVELYGLKDSKQRTATVALNFEQIDNSELSFLLDSEYGIMTRPGLHCAPLAHQTIGTFPKGAIRFSFGAFNDIKDINYAIDSLNRILKRM, translated from the coding sequence ATGAAAGTTTATTTAGATAATGCTGCTACAACATACCCAAAGCCAAAACAAGTATACTCAGCTGTTATGAACTATATGACTAATATAGGAGCAAGCCCTGGCCGTGGAGGCTATAGTAATGCTTTAGAGGGCAATAGAGTAGTATTTAGGGGTAGAGAAAGCCTCATGAACTTTTTTAACTTTGACAAGCTTGAAAATGTTATTTTTACACCTAATATTACAGCTTCTTTAAATACACTAATAAAAAGTGTTGTGAAAAATGGTTGGCATGTAATTACTACATCAATGGAACATAATTCAGTGCTTAGACCTCTATCAACTTTACAAAAGACAAAAGGAATAGAACTTGATATTATCCCTTGTTCACCAGATGGCCTATTAGATGTGGAATTATTTAAGTCCAAAATTAAGTCAAACACCAGGCTTGTTGTAATGTCTCATGCTTCAAATGTTATTGGAACAATTCAACCACTTGAAAAAATTGGCGAAATTTGTAGAAAGCATAATATATACTTTATTATTGATACTGCTCAGACTGCAGGTGTTCTCCCTCTGGATTTCCATAAATTGGGTTGTAGTGCACTTGCCTTTACTGGCCATAAGAGTCTTTTAGCTCCTCCAGGTATTGGTGGTTTTTTAATTGACGATAAATTAAATGAGGAAGCAGAGGCTTTTATTGAAGGTGGTACCGGCAGTCTTTCTGAAAGTATTATACAACCAGATTTTTTGCCAGATAAGTTTGAGAGCGGTACAATGAATACACCTGCAATAGCCGGACTTATAGAAGGAATTAATTTCATTAATAATGAAGGTCTAGATTCTATTAGAGAGCATGAAGAATTTTTGTGCCAAAGCTTTATTGATTCACTTCTAAATATGAACGGTGTAGAACTTTATGGACTTAAAGATTCTAAGCAAAGAACGGCTACAGTTGCTTTGAATTTTGAACAAATAGATAATTCAGAATTAAGCTTTTTACTGGATTCTGAATATGGAATAATGACTAGACCTGGTTTACATTGCGCACCGCTAGCTCATCAAACTATTGGTACTTTCCCAAAGGGTGCTATAAGATTTAGCTTTGGTGCATTCAACGATATTAAAGATATAAATTATGCTATAGACAGCTTAAATAGGATTTTAAAAAGGATGTGA
- the rsmG gene encoding 16S rRNA (guanine(527)-N(7))-methyltransferase RsmG yields the protein MDFYNLMNIACHKEGLTFERDKYDKFIIYKDMIKEWNEKVNLTAITEDEEIIKKHFIDSIKSYRFEPLNNCRNLIDIGTGAGFPGIPLKIMRPDLEVVLLDSLNKRVNFLNEVINRLGLIGIKAIHGRAEDFARENNYRENFDVAISRAVANMSVLSELCIPFVKNGGYFVAMKGPSVDEEINEGKKAVEILGGSIENIIEVDIEDTDLKHNLVIVKKVKATPKVYPRKAGTAAKKPIK from the coding sequence ATGGACTTTTATAATTTGATGAATATTGCCTGCCATAAGGAAGGGCTCACTTTTGAAAGAGATAAATATGATAAATTTATTATTTATAAAGATATGATTAAGGAATGGAACGAAAAAGTTAATCTTACAGCTATAACAGAGGATGAAGAAATTATAAAAAAGCATTTTATTGATTCTATAAAATCCTACAGATTCGAACCTCTTAACAATTGTAGGAATTTAATTGATATAGGTACAGGGGCTGGATTCCCTGGAATACCACTAAAAATAATGAGACCAGATCTTGAAGTGGTATTACTTGATTCTTTAAATAAGAGGGTTAATTTTTTAAATGAGGTAATAAATAGGTTAGGGTTAATAGGAATAAAAGCAATACACGGAAGAGCTGAAGATTTTGCTAGGGAAAATAATTATAGGGAGAATTTTGATGTCGCAATTTCTCGAGCTGTGGCGAATATGTCTGTTTTAAGTGAATTATGCATTCCTTTTGTTAAAAATGGAGGATATTTTGTTGCAATGAAAGGTCCTTCTGTAGATGAGGAAATAAATGAGGGGAAAAAAGCTGTTGAAATATTAGGAGGTTCTATAGAAAATATTATTGAAGTTGATATAGAGGATACAGATTTAAAACATAATTTGGTTATAGTGAAAAAAGTAAAAGCGACTCCAAAGGTTTATCCAAGAAAGGCTGGAACAGCAGCTAAGAAACCAATAAAATAA
- a CDS encoding ParB/RepB/Spo0J family partition protein: MNKKYGLGKGLGALIPEEETIEENNSIAAIDINLIKANEDQPRKNFDKEKIMQLAESIKEHGVIQPVVLKKDGNTYTIIAGERRWRAAKSINLKEIPAVIMDLSDKAVLEVSLIENIQREDLNPIEEAVAFKKLIEDFNLTQEELSKRIGKSRTAVTNCMRLLNLDDRVKEYLIDGVITEGHGRALLAIENHDLQYKIAQTIIDESLSVREVEKLIRDLSKPSKEKIEEKENIYHKDIKERLEVYFGTRVSLTNKKNKGKIEIEYYSEEDLQRILDILSL; the protein is encoded by the coding sequence GTGAATAAAAAGTATGGATTAGGAAAAGGACTTGGAGCATTAATACCTGAAGAGGAAACAATAGAAGAGAATAATTCTATTGCTGCTATTGATATTAACCTTATTAAAGCTAATGAAGATCAACCAAGAAAAAACTTTGATAAAGAAAAAATAATGCAGCTGGCTGAATCCATAAAAGAACACGGAGTTATTCAACCTGTGGTTTTAAAGAAGGATGGTAATACATACACTATAATAGCAGGTGAAAGAAGATGGAGAGCTGCTAAAAGTATAAATTTAAAAGAAATTCCTGCTGTAATTATGGATTTAAGCGATAAAGCAGTTTTGGAAGTTTCTTTAATAGAGAATATTCAAAGAGAAGACTTAAATCCTATTGAAGAAGCTGTTGCTTTTAAAAAATTAATTGAAGATTTCAATTTAACCCAGGAAGAATTATCTAAGAGAATAGGTAAATCTAGAACAGCTGTTACTAATTGCATGAGATTGCTAAATCTTGATGATAGGGTTAAAGAATACTTGATTGATGGAGTTATTACAGAAGGTCATGGGAGAGCATTGCTAGCTATTGAAAATCATGATTTGCAATATAAGATAGCTCAAACAATTATAGATGAAAGTTTATCTGTAAGAGAAGTAGAAAAGCTAATTAGAGATCTATCAAAGCCAAGCAAAGAAAAAATTGAAGAAAAAGAAAATATTTATCATAAGGATATTAAAGAAAGATTAGAAGTGTACTTTGGAACAAGGGTATCATTAACTAACAAAAAGAACAAAGGAAAAATAGAAATTGAGTATTATTCTGAAGAGGATTTGCAAAGAATACTTGATATTCTAAGCTTATAG